A single genomic interval of Fibrobacter sp. UWB13 harbors:
- a CDS encoding CMP deaminase, whose protein sequence is MNSSRAKLRDEVYTQMMCAQARLSKDQNTQMGAVLVSADGRVISTGYNGAPAGFDDETVPYTREKQLLAYDLLDADSGELLSHHEFEANKYPFMVHAEINALHYARGKVPPGSKLYVIGFPCERCSLDISLSGVAEVFVTKDDYDPKSTLNNSRDTAYYMFAQAGIIVTLCGKRIKPVVSKPEKK, encoded by the coding sequence ATGAATAGTTCTAGAGCAAAGCTTCGCGACGAAGTCTATACGCAGATGATGTGTGCCCAGGCACGCCTTTCCAAAGACCAAAATACCCAAATGGGTGCCGTTCTTGTAAGCGCCGACGGGCGCGTTATCAGCACGGGTTACAACGGAGCTCCCGCCGGATTTGACGACGAGACCGTTCCGTATACGCGCGAAAAGCAACTCCTCGCTTACGATTTGCTAGACGCCGACTCGGGCGAGCTTTTGAGCCACCATGAATTCGAGGCAAACAAGTATCCGTTCATGGTCCACGCCGAAATCAACGCACTCCACTATGCTCGCGGTAAGGTTCCTCCAGGTTCCAAGCTCTACGTGATTGGATTCCCGTGCGAACGCTGCTCTTTGGACATTAGCCTTTCGGGCGTTGCCGAAGTATTCGTGACCAAGGACGATTACGATCCGAAGTCCACGCTGAACAACAGCCGAGATACGGCTTATTACATGTTCGCACAGGCAGGAATTATCGTAACACTTTGCGGCAAACGAATCAAGCCCGTTGTGTCGAAGCCAGAAAAGAAATAA
- the tgt gene encoding tRNA guanosine(34) transglycosylase Tgt, whose amino-acid sequence MNENPFELLKKSAKSKARLGVIHTAHGDVTTPVFMPVGTAATVKGLTSRDIRELDAEIILANTYHLYLRPGTKLIAEAGGVQKFMSWNKPMLTDSGGFQVWSLKQFRKITEEGVQFKSLLDGSRHLFTPASVMNAQREIGADIIMAFDECTPYPSTVEEAEKSLALTLKWTREAKEWLLANPPIHGYPQFFFGIVQGGMHKELRQKSIEALKEIEPDGYAMGGLSVGEPVETMYEIADFCTNLLPEDRARYVMGVGTPWNLLELVKRGVDMCDCILPAKNAQDGLVYTSRGVLRYKGAKFAHQHDLPLDPNCDCYCCRNYSRAYLRHLFKEKEPLGWTLAAIHNLHFYIHLMKSVKAHIADDTFEEWADEQIKILQQSAE is encoded by the coding sequence GTGAACGAAAATCCTTTTGAACTGTTAAAGAAATCTGCAAAGTCCAAGGCGCGTCTTGGCGTGATCCATACGGCGCACGGAGACGTGACAACGCCCGTGTTTATGCCTGTAGGCACAGCCGCGACGGTCAAGGGGCTTACGAGCCGTGACATCCGCGAACTCGATGCAGAAATCATCTTGGCGAATACGTACCACCTCTATTTGCGACCGGGCACAAAGCTCATTGCAGAGGCGGGTGGCGTGCAAAAGTTCATGAGCTGGAACAAGCCGATGCTTACGGACAGCGGCGGTTTCCAGGTGTGGAGTTTAAAGCAGTTCCGAAAGATTACCGAAGAAGGCGTCCAGTTCAAGAGTTTGCTGGACGGTTCTCGTCATTTGTTCACGCCCGCGAGTGTGATGAACGCGCAACGTGAAATCGGTGCGGATATCATCATGGCGTTTGATGAATGTACGCCGTACCCGAGCACTGTCGAAGAGGCGGAAAAATCGCTTGCGCTGACGCTCAAGTGGACGCGCGAGGCGAAGGAATGGCTTTTGGCAAATCCTCCGATTCACGGCTATCCGCAATTTTTCTTTGGAATTGTGCAAGGCGGCATGCACAAGGAATTGCGACAGAAGTCTATCGAGGCGCTCAAGGAAATTGAGCCGGATGGTTATGCAATGGGCGGGCTTTCTGTAGGCGAGCCTGTCGAGACGATGTACGAAATTGCAGACTTTTGTACAAACTTATTGCCCGAAGATCGTGCCCGCTATGTGATGGGCGTGGGAACGCCGTGGAATTTGCTGGAGCTTGTGAAACGTGGCGTGGATATGTGCGACTGCATTTTGCCTGCGAAGAATGCACAGGATGGATTAGTTTATACGAGCCGAGGCGTGCTCCGCTACAAGGGCGCGAAATTTGCGCACCAACACGATTTGCCGCTTGACCCGAACTGCGATTGCTATTGCTGCCGTAACTATAGCCGTGCGTATTTGCGCCATCTGTTCAAGGAAAAGGAACCGCTTGGCTGGACGCTTGCGGCAATTCATAATTTGCATTTCTACATCCACTTGATGAAGTCCGTGAAAGCCCATATTGCAGACGATACTTTTGAAGAATGGGCGGACGAGCAAATCAAGATTTTGCAGCAGAGCGCTGAGTAG
- a CDS encoding DUF2156 domain-containing protein translates to MLEFRIPELSDRENVARAVAESGYIGSDAAFASLFLWRKKYGTLMALQNGFLFRYYQGEGSRRGYAFPLGAEDPREALDAIVQDAKESGRPLEFCLVDETRAHILWDYFKKSIQFVNDRGDSDYIYSAESLATLAGNTYRKKRNHISKFNRSYEHYELREITADNYVDALEVEKKWLQNSMSGEEPCEPTCECEEAAWAERSTDEKSRMAELCAIEEALKNFDALGLKGAILYVNNAPVGMTIASEIAPRVWDIHFEKVIGEYADNGGYAVINKMFAETLTGVKLINREEDINIEGLRKAKLSYYPLIILDKCHALQSAF, encoded by the coding sequence ATGCTAGAATTTCGAATTCCAGAACTTTCAGATCGAGAAAATGTGGCGAGGGCGGTGGCAGAATCCGGTTATATCGGGAGCGATGCTGCGTTTGCAAGCCTTTTCTTGTGGCGCAAAAAATATGGCACACTGATGGCGTTACAAAATGGTTTCCTTTTCCGCTATTATCAAGGCGAGGGGAGCCGTCGCGGTTACGCTTTTCCGCTTGGTGCCGAAGACCCGCGTGAAGCGCTTGACGCAATTGTTCAAGATGCGAAAGAATCGGGCCGTCCGTTGGAATTCTGCTTGGTTGATGAAACTCGTGCGCATATCCTTTGGGATTATTTTAAGAAGTCCATCCAGTTTGTAAATGACCGTGGCGATAGCGATTATATTTATTCTGCGGAAAGTCTTGCGACTCTTGCAGGGAATACGTATCGCAAAAAGCGAAACCATATTTCGAAATTCAACCGTTCGTATGAACATTATGAACTGCGCGAAATTACCGCTGATAACTATGTGGACGCTCTCGAAGTTGAAAAAAAGTGGCTGCAAAATTCTATGTCGGGCGAAGAGCCTTGTGAACCGACATGCGAATGCGAAGAAGCTGCTTGGGCAGAACGGTCTACGGATGAAAAATCGCGTATGGCGGAGCTTTGTGCAATAGAAGAAGCGCTTAAAAATTTTGATGCGCTTGGCTTGAAAGGCGCAATCCTTTATGTGAATAATGCTCCTGTTGGCATGACGATAGCTTCTGAAATAGCCCCTAGAGTCTGGGATATCCATTTTGAAAAAGTCATTGGCGAGTATGCGGATAATGGCGGCTATGCCGTTATCAATAAAATGTTTGCAGAAACGCTTACTGGTGTAAAACTTATCAATCGCGAAGAAGATATCAATATCGAAGGACTCCGCAAGGCAAAACTTTCGTATTACCCGCTTATTATTTTGGATAAATGCCATGCTCTCCAAAGTGCTTTCTAA
- the nirJ1 gene encoding putative heme d1 biosynthesis radical SAM protein NirJ1: MISITKLLMDTPNFGDSLRYEPRAHESKNGVGPGRGPVVVWNCTKTCNLKCVHCYARSEAIKYQNELSHEEGIKLIDQLADFHVPVILFSGGEPLLRPDFFELANYAASKGIRPTISTNGTCITPDVAQKLKAMGVGYVGISLDGCEETHDKFRGKQGAYQMALRGIRNCVATGQKVGLRFTITKYNYQDLNAIFDLLEAENIDRVCFYHLVYSGRGSAMVDNDLNHEESRKVMDLIIDRTLDFKKRGVNKEILTVDNHADAVYLYQRMKREDPERAKIVLDLIQRNGGNRSGMAFGNIDSIGNVHPDQFTQYITLGNVRERNFGDIWTDLSNPIMAGLKNRKPLLKGRCPKCAYLNLCNGNFRTRAEAVTGDFWAEDPACYLTDEEIGL, from the coding sequence ATGATCAGTATTACTAAGCTTTTGATGGATACCCCGAATTTCGGGGATTCTCTTCGTTATGAACCGCGTGCCCACGAATCTAAGAACGGTGTGGGCCCGGGCCGTGGTCCGGTGGTGGTGTGGAACTGCACCAAGACTTGCAACCTGAAGTGCGTGCATTGCTATGCCCGTTCAGAGGCTATCAAGTACCAGAACGAACTTTCACACGAAGAGGGAATCAAGCTTATTGATCAGCTTGCAGATTTCCATGTGCCGGTGATTTTGTTCAGCGGTGGCGAACCGCTTTTGCGCCCGGACTTTTTTGAACTCGCGAACTATGCGGCAAGTAAGGGCATCCGTCCGACGATTTCGACGAACGGCACTTGCATCACGCCGGATGTGGCTCAGAAGCTCAAGGCGATGGGCGTGGGCTACGTGGGCATAAGCTTGGATGGTTGCGAAGAAACTCACGACAAGTTCCGTGGCAAGCAGGGCGCGTACCAGATGGCTTTGCGCGGGATCCGCAATTGTGTCGCGACGGGTCAGAAGGTTGGACTCCGCTTCACGATTACAAAGTACAACTATCAAGACCTGAACGCTATTTTCGATTTGCTCGAAGCGGAAAACATTGATAGAGTTTGTTTCTATCACCTTGTCTATAGCGGTCGCGGAAGTGCGATGGTCGATAACGACTTGAATCACGAAGAGAGCCGCAAGGTGATGGACTTGATTATTGATCGCACTTTGGACTTTAAGAAGCGCGGTGTGAACAAGGAAATTTTGACGGTCGACAACCACGCCGATGCCGTTTATCTGTACCAGCGCATGAAGCGCGAAGACCCGGAACGCGCGAAGATTGTTCTGGATTTGATTCAGCGCAATGGCGGAAATCGCAGCGGTATGGCATTTGGCAATATCGATAGCATTGGCAATGTGCATCCGGACCAGTTTACGCAATATATTACGCTCGGAAACGTTCGCGAACGCAACTTTGGCGACATTTGGACAGACTTGTCAAATCCGATTATGGCTGGCCTCAAGAACCGCAAACCGCTTTTGAAGGGGCGTTGTCCGAAGTGTGCTTACTTGAATTTGTGCAACGGCAATTTCCGTACGCGTGCCGAAGCTGTTACTGGCGACTTCTGGGCTGAAGATCCGGCTTGCTATTTGACCGATGAAGAAATTGGGCTGTAA
- a CDS encoding TrpB-like pyridoxal phosphate-dependent enzyme, which yields MRNSLKIDGQVKTYLHEDELPKAWYNVRADMKKKPAPLLNPGTGKPVTFEDLQPVFCDELIKQELDNDTAYIEIPEDIRTFYKMYRPSPLVRAYFLEQALGTPAHIYYKFEGNNTSGSHKLNSAIAQAYYAKKQGLKGVTTETGAGQWGTALSMSSAFFGLDCQVYMVKVSYEQKPFRREVMRTYGASVTPSPSMTTDIGRKINAEFPGTTGSLGCAISEAVEAAVKQPGYRYVLGSVLNQVLLHQSVIGLETKAALDKIGVKADLIIGCAGGGSNLGGLVSPFIGEKLRGEADYDILAVEPASCPSFTRGKYAYDFCDTGKVCPLAKMYTLGSSFIPSANHAGGLRYHGMSSILSELYDQGLMRATSVEQTKVFEAAKLFAQTEGILPAPESSHAIRATIDEALKCKESGQAKNIVFGLTGTGYFDMVAYQKFNDGEMSDYIPTDEDIAKSLAQLPKVEG from the coding sequence ATGAGAAACTCGCTCAAGATCGATGGTCAGGTCAAGACTTATCTCCACGAAGATGAACTTCCGAAGGCATGGTATAACGTCCGCGCCGACATGAAGAAGAAGCCCGCTCCGCTTCTGAACCCGGGTACCGGCAAGCCGGTGACTTTCGAAGACCTGCAGCCAGTTTTCTGCGATGAACTCATCAAGCAGGAACTCGATAATGATACCGCTTACATCGAAATTCCGGAAGACATCCGCACATTCTACAAGATGTACCGTCCGTCTCCGCTCGTTCGCGCTTACTTCCTCGAACAGGCTCTCGGCACTCCGGCACACATCTACTACAAGTTCGAAGGCAACAACACCTCGGGTTCTCACAAGCTCAACTCCGCTATCGCTCAGGCGTACTACGCTAAGAAGCAGGGCCTCAAGGGCGTGACGACTGAAACGGGTGCAGGCCAGTGGGGTACAGCACTTTCTATGTCCAGCGCCTTCTTCGGACTGGACTGCCAGGTTTACATGGTAAAGGTTTCTTACGAACAGAAGCCGTTCCGCCGCGAAGTGATGCGCACCTACGGTGCATCCGTCACCCCGTCCCCGTCCATGACGACCGACATCGGCCGCAAGATCAACGCCGAATTTCCGGGCACCACGGGTAGCCTTGGCTGCGCTATTTCCGAAGCTGTGGAAGCCGCCGTGAAGCAGCCGGGTTACCGCTACGTTCTCGGTTCCGTGCTGAACCAGGTGCTCCTCCACCAGTCCGTCATCGGTCTCGAAACGAAGGCCGCACTCGACAAGATTGGCGTGAAGGCCGACCTCATCATCGGTTGCGCTGGTGGTGGTTCTAACCTCGGCGGTCTCGTGAGCCCGTTCATCGGCGAAAAGCTCCGTGGCGAAGCCGACTACGATATTCTCGCTGTGGAACCGGCAAGCTGCCCGAGCTTCACTCGCGGTAAGTACGCTTACGACTTCTGCGATACCGGTAAGGTTTGCCCGCTCGCCAAGATGTACACCCTCGGTTCTAGCTTCATCCCGTCTGCAAACCACGCTGGCGGCCTCCGCTACCACGGCATGAGCAGTATCCTCTCTGAACTTTACGATCAGGGACTCATGCGTGCAACGTCTGTCGAACAAACTAAGGTCTTCGAAGCAGCAAAGCTCTTCGCCCAGACCGAAGGTATCCTCCCGGCTCCGGAATCCAGCCACGCCATCCGCGCAACGATCGACGAAGCTCTCAAGTGCAAGGAATCTGGTCAGGCAAAGAACATCGTGTTCGGTCTCACCGGCACGGGTTACTTCGACATGGTTGCTTACCAGAAGTTCAACGACGGCGAAATGAGCGACTACATTCCGACGGATGAAGACATCGCCAAGAGCCTCGCCCAGCTTCCGAAAGTCGAAGGTTAA
- the hemC gene encoding hydroxymethylbilane synthase, whose amino-acid sequence MSDLKLRIATRKSALALAQTTMAADAIVAANSVIGNAADSNNARDSLTYELVSMTTEGDRRLDKSLASFGGKGVFIKELEIALLEGRADIAIHSLKDMPAEVLPQFKLAAVLKRADPRDAFLSRGGAAGIRFMDLPAGARVGTGSIRRVVQLKALRPDLEYVPIRGNIQTRIGKLAELDGVVLAAAGLKRMGLADQVTEYFSTEQMLPASGQGILAIETLADSDTRHPERSTVCEVEGSRAICNDLAQILARVNDVATFCIASAEMAYLKALNAGCQFPVASFAEFVDGGSNRIAQTLKIRGIYWDEKSEKLLRAEVAGNVDLKSADSVQQSKNLGVELACAIQKQL is encoded by the coding sequence GTGAGTGACTTGAAATTACGTATCGCAACGCGCAAGAGCGCTTTGGCTTTGGCCCAGACGACGATGGCGGCGGATGCTATTGTCGCTGCTAATTCTGTTATTGGGAATGCCGCCGATTCTAATAATGCCCGCGATTCTCTGACTTATGAACTGGTCTCCATGACAACCGAAGGCGATCGCCGTTTGGATAAGTCTCTGGCGAGCTTTGGTGGCAAGGGCGTGTTCATCAAGGAACTGGAAATTGCACTCCTTGAAGGTCGTGCTGATATTGCGATTCACAGCTTGAAGGATATGCCAGCCGAAGTGCTGCCGCAGTTCAAGCTTGCTGCAGTCTTGAAACGTGCAGACCCGCGAGATGCGTTCCTTTCGCGTGGTGGAGCTGCTGGAATCCGCTTTATGGATTTGCCTGCAGGTGCTCGCGTGGGAACGGGAAGTATTCGCCGTGTGGTACAGCTGAAAGCGCTCCGCCCGGATTTGGAATATGTGCCGATTCGCGGAAACATCCAGACTCGCATTGGCAAACTTGCGGAACTTGATGGTGTTGTGCTTGCGGCTGCGGGGCTTAAGCGTATGGGGCTTGCAGACCAGGTAACGGAATATTTTAGCACCGAACAGATGCTCCCCGCCAGTGGTCAGGGAATCCTTGCGATTGAAACTCTTGCCGATTCTGACACTCGTCATCCTGAGCGAAGCACTGTGTGCGAAGTCGAAGGATCGAGGGCGATTTGTAACGACCTTGCGCAGATTCTCGCTCGCGTGAACGATGTTGCGACATTCTGCATCGCTTCTGCTGAAATGGCGTATTTAAAGGCGCTCAATGCTGGTTGCCAATTCCCGGTGGCAAGTTTCGCGGAATTTGTTGACGGTGGGTCTAATAGAATTGCGCAGACTTTGAAAATTCGCGGCATTTACTGGGACGAAAAATCAGAAAAACTGCTCCGTGCAGAAGTCGCCGGAAACGTTGATTTGAAATCTGCGGACTCTGTCCAGCAATCTAAGAATTTGGGCGTCGAACTCGCCTGCGCAATTCAAAAGCAACTATAA
- the hemA gene encoding glutamyl-tRNA reductase, with the protein MRKIYMAGMSHKVAEIAIREKFYIPMDVKTEALTHSPFDELLILATCNRTEVYVASDREITDGELVRYVCGLARQDYDDFAKFFYFKSGDDVAHHVMNVCAGLDSVAMGEDQILHQIGRAYETAHQLNATGNTLNKLFQSAIHTTKRIKTETNLSKLSCNIPFLAMKQVQKTFDDLENRTVYIVGLGEMGSLMLKYVQENTTKIFASSKTFANAEKFADVLTPVKFEDRYEVLGKCDVVILCSACQEPIVTKNEFEKTIALCHPERSTVCEVEGSCEGSSAVTDPSKRLIIDLGSPRNAEASIGELPGVEYVCVDDLEKIVSENRRLRMIELDAAQKILKEGLDEFLHWNRMDEVSKQIHLHAEKMLTTANEESEKLLRSMPELSEDDRHRIQMMYERFAKKMANDFLYKVKAENSPEDVQVFLKCLDSKSPRN; encoded by the coding sequence ATGCGCAAAATTTACATGGCAGGCATGAGCCACAAGGTGGCTGAAATCGCAATTCGCGAAAAGTTTTATATCCCGATGGATGTAAAGACTGAGGCGTTAACACATTCTCCATTTGATGAACTTTTGATTCTGGCAACGTGCAATCGCACGGAAGTCTATGTGGCGAGCGACCGTGAAATCACTGATGGTGAACTCGTTCGTTATGTGTGTGGACTTGCCCGTCAAGACTACGATGATTTTGCGAAGTTCTTTTATTTTAAGTCGGGTGACGATGTTGCGCACCATGTGATGAATGTGTGTGCCGGGCTTGATTCTGTCGCTATGGGCGAGGATCAAATTTTGCACCAAATTGGCCGTGCGTACGAAACGGCGCACCAGCTGAATGCGACGGGCAATACGCTGAACAAGCTTTTCCAGAGCGCGATCCATACGACAAAGCGTATCAAGACTGAGACGAACTTGAGCAAGCTCAGTTGCAATATTCCGTTCTTGGCGATGAAGCAAGTGCAGAAGACTTTTGACGATCTTGAAAATCGTACCGTGTACATCGTGGGGCTTGGTGAGATGGGCTCGCTGATGCTCAAGTATGTACAAGAGAATACGACCAAGATTTTTGCAAGTAGCAAGACTTTTGCAAATGCCGAAAAATTTGCAGATGTGCTTACGCCTGTGAAATTCGAAGACCGCTACGAAGTCCTTGGCAAGTGCGATGTCGTGATTCTCTGCAGCGCTTGCCAGGAACCGATTGTCACGAAGAATGAGTTTGAAAAGACAATTGCATTGTGTCATCCTGAGCGAAGCACGGTGTGTGAAGTCGAAGGATCCTGTGAAGGTTCGTCTGCTGTGACAGACCCTTCAAAGCGCTTGATTATCGATCTTGGTAGCCCGCGCAATGCAGAAGCTTCTATTGGTGAACTTCCGGGCGTTGAATACGTTTGCGTTGATGACCTTGAAAAGATTGTTTCTGAAAATCGTCGGTTGCGCATGATTGAACTTGATGCAGCGCAGAAAATTTTGAAAGAAGGCCTTGATGAATTCTTGCATTGGAACCGTATGGATGAGGTCTCCAAGCAAATTCATTTGCATGCCGAAAAAATGCTTACGACGGCAAATGAAGAATCTGAAAAATTATTGCGCTCCATGCCGGAACTTTCGGAAGATGACCGCCATCGCATCCAGATGATGTACGAACGATTTGCGAAGAAAATGGCGAATGACTTTTTGTATAAAGTCAAGGCTGAAAATTCGCCTGAAGATGTGCAGGTGTTCCTCAAGTGCTTAGATTCAAAATCTCCTAGAAATTAG
- a CDS encoding Lrp/AsnC family transcriptional regulator, which translates to MKKLGCNASRDVPQMLSQKLLAIIQDGFPLVERPYLRLAEMLNVSEHEVFDDIEKMRVSGVIRRIGGVYDSKKLGFISRLCAGKVLTSENDFAAEPHAQTPMEKFAAVVMSEPAITHNYIRSHEYNVWFTVIAENESAIQVVVDRVCSQTYLHDVHVLTATKKYKINTVMSLDERRGSAGSPTLTKDEIGESAPALRHSDNRRLEESSNFLGKLTDSDKFRIHIACDDIPHTLTPFKDWGVSCDELREDFATKRMRRFGAILRHQDAGFPCNAMVCFSRHSEDRRNEESSKVLALAKKHYISHCYERPSFENFPYNLYAMMHAQTPEELDAYIKESVALLDNPEYVVLHSLKELKKTSFRFFA; encoded by the coding sequence ATGAAGAAATTGGGCTGTAACGCCTCTCGCGATGTGCCGCAAATGCTGAGTCAAAAACTTCTCGCGATTATTCAAGACGGCTTTCCGTTGGTGGAACGCCCGTATTTGCGCTTAGCAGAAATGTTGAACGTTTCTGAACACGAAGTTTTTGATGATATTGAGAAAATGCGCGTGTCCGGCGTAATTCGACGTATTGGTGGCGTGTACGATTCCAAAAAACTGGGCTTTATTTCGAGACTTTGTGCAGGAAAAGTACTGACTTCGGAAAATGATTTTGCGGCGGAACCGCATGCGCAGACTCCGATGGAAAAGTTCGCTGCAGTCGTGATGAGCGAACCTGCGATTACGCACAATTACATCCGTAGTCACGAATACAATGTTTGGTTTACGGTCATTGCCGAAAATGAATCTGCAATCCAGGTGGTTGTGGACCGCGTGTGTTCGCAAACATATTTGCACGATGTCCATGTCCTTACCGCCACCAAGAAGTATAAAATCAATACGGTGATGTCATTAGACGAGAGACGTGGTTCGGCAGGCTCACCAACCTTGACGAAAGACGAAATAGGCGAGAGTGCCCCGGCTTTGCGTCATTCTGACAACCGAAGGTTGGAAGAATCCAGTAATTTCTTGGGAAAACTCACTGACTCCGACAAGTTCCGCATCCACATTGCTTGTGATGATATCCCGCATACGCTCACTCCGTTTAAGGACTGGGGTGTTTCTTGCGATGAACTTCGCGAAGATTTTGCTACTAAACGTATGCGCCGCTTTGGGGCGATCCTTCGCCATCAAGATGCGGGTTTCCCCTGCAATGCGATGGTATGCTTCTCTCGTCATTCTGAGGACCGAAGGAACGAAGAATCTAGTAAAGTCTTGGCTCTTGCGAAAAAACACTACATTTCGCATTGTTACGAGCGTCCGTCTTTTGAAAATTTCCCGTACAACTTGTATGCAATGATGCATGCTCAGACGCCTGAAGAATTAGACGCCTACATCAAGGAATCCGTGGCGTTGCTTGATAACCCGGAATACGTCGTTCTCCATTCCCTCAAGGAACTCAAGAAAACGAGCTTCAGATTTTTTGCGTAG
- the cobA gene encoding uroporphyrinogen-III C-methyltransferase, whose amino-acid sequence MENSNHFGKVYLIGAGPGDPGLLTVRGKSILEKADVVVYDRLVSPGVLSLCNPKAKMVDVGKMPTHHKVKQYEINKLLVKFAVEMPGATVARLKGGDPFVFGRGGEEALELVAAGVEFEVVPGVTSAIAVPAYAGIPVSHRGIATSFHIITGHEKEKSVVDPIAALQGDCHYGAEGDRIQCNLSLDFETLAKCQGTLIFLMGIANMDFIAHRLIECGKDPKTLLAFIEKGTTPNQRTVMATLESAGETIVRENVTAPAITIMGGVVELGKTLAWKKNLPLSGKRLVVTRAAKQSSGITARLTALGAEVIETPMIETRDVFPCCHAGLRSGISNSSENKVAEPVEFEDLKNFDILAFTSTNGVECFFKQLFAAGYDVRVLAGKKIASVGKITEKKLLEYGIRCDYVPEDHTGEGLGLLLQKVVGDESRILLLQGNLADDTLLKLLPKATRWIVYETLPIAELPDWKREAIASADAVVFASSSAVENFSSIVSTHSENASRLSFCIGRMTEASAKKHGFETVTSDETTMDSLVKKIVEYYTMGENA is encoded by the coding sequence ATGGAAAATTCGAATCATTTTGGCAAAGTTTATTTGATTGGCGCGGGTCCTGGCGATCCTGGGCTTTTGACCGTGCGTGGAAAGTCAATTCTTGAAAAAGCCGATGTTGTGGTTTACGATCGTTTGGTTTCACCGGGCGTGCTCTCGTTATGTAATCCGAAAGCAAAGATGGTGGATGTGGGCAAAATGCCGACGCACCACAAGGTGAAACAGTACGAAATCAATAAGCTCTTGGTAAAATTTGCCGTTGAAATGCCGGGTGCGACCGTTGCACGTTTGAAGGGCGGTGACCCGTTTGTGTTCGGTCGTGGTGGCGAAGAGGCTTTGGAACTTGTCGCTGCAGGCGTCGAATTTGAAGTTGTGCCGGGCGTGACCTCTGCCATCGCTGTGCCTGCCTATGCGGGCATTCCCGTGAGCCATCGTGGAATTGCAACAAGTTTCCATATCATCACAGGCCACGAAAAAGAAAAATCCGTCGTGGACCCTATCGCTGCACTCCAGGGTGACTGTCATTATGGAGCCGAAGGCGATAGAATCCAATGCAATCTTTCGCTGGACTTCGAGACTCTCGCGAAGTGCCAGGGAACGCTCATCTTTTTGATGGGCATTGCCAATATGGACTTTATCGCACATCGATTAATTGAATGTGGCAAAGACCCGAAAACTCTGCTTGCATTTATCGAAAAAGGAACAACCCCGAACCAGCGTACCGTTATGGCAACGCTTGAATCAGCGGGCGAGACCATTGTCCGTGAAAATGTGACGGCACCCGCAATTACGATTATGGGTGGCGTGGTTGAACTGGGCAAAACTCTTGCTTGGAAAAAGAATTTGCCGCTTTCGGGTAAGCGTTTGGTTGTAACGCGTGCCGCAAAACAATCTAGTGGAATTACAGCTCGACTGACAGCCCTCGGTGCCGAAGTTATCGAAACCCCGATGATTGAAACACGGGATGTTTTCCCTTGTTGTCATGCCGGACTCCGTTCCGGCATCTCCAATTCTTCTGAAAATAAGGTTGCTGAGCCTGTCGAATTCGAAGACCTCAAAAATTTTGACATTCTTGCTTTCACGAGCACGAACGGTGTTGAATGTTTCTTTAAGCAGTTGTTTGCTGCGGGTTATGACGTACGTGTGCTTGCCGGCAAGAAAATTGCAAGTGTCGGAAAGATTACCGAAAAGAAGTTGCTTGAATACGGCATCCGCTGCGATTATGTTCCTGAAGACCATACCGGTGAAGGACTAGGTCTGTTGCTACAAAAAGTGGTTGGCGACGAATCCCGAATTCTTCTTTTGCAGGGAAATCTCGCTGACGATACTTTGCTCAAACTCTTACCGAAAGCAACACGTTGGATTGTTTACGAAACACTGCCGATTGCTGAACTCCCGGATTGGAAACGTGAAGCTATTGCCTCTGCTGATGCAGTCGTCTTCGCCAGTTCTAGCGCTGTCGAGAATTTTAGCAGTATTGTTTCCACACATTCCGAAAACGCCTCTCGTCTTTCATTCTGCATAGGTCGCATGACTGAAGCTTCCGCGAAAAAGCATGGCTTTGAAACCGTCACCTCCGACGAAACAACGATGGATTCGCTCGTCAAAAAAATCGTGGAATATTACACGATGGGGGAGAATGCTTAA